In Conger conger chromosome 5, fConCon1.1, whole genome shotgun sequence, the DNA window AGTTTGATGACAACGAAATTCTCCACGGATGTCAGAGTTAGAGCAAACACTGTAGCATCCCAGGCACAGGTGACAGGAATCAATGCTTGCAGGTCCAGCAGCACGGCAATCCAATCTATAGGTGAAGGCGTTGAAGTCTGGGACTCACCCAAAACAGTTCACCAAAGTTCACGtagaaagaagaaaaagtaaaaagcagaaaagcaagCCCCTGGGGTTGTTTACATAAACTGCCTGGCCAAGTGGGTGGGAGGTCAAGGCTGTTATTGGTTGCTTGGAGTACAAGAAACTGTCTAGCCACTCTTCCAGATAATCGTCCTTCCGGCAGGTCCTCCCATCTCTGCATACCAATGACActgacaaagctgacaggaattactgtcaccttcctgtcagctttgacctgtctggcccttctcctctgacctctttcattaacaatgcatttttgcccacagaactgctgctcaccggatctttttttcaccattctcgcaccattctctggagactgttgtgcatgaaaatctcaggagatcagcaatttctgagatactcaaatctgaGATACTTGTCTGGcacgaacaatcattccatgatcaaaatcacttagatcacatttctgatCACAAAAATAGCTGAACTTCTTAACCAAgtcttcatgcttttatgcatttagttgcggccacattattggctgattaaatattttcattaacaagctggtgtacaggtctacttaataaagtgctcactaagtgtacacAAGTGTGTGCCTTCCTAAACTCCTTAACCACATTTGAATTGTgtaattacaaatctaaaattgtggagtacagagccaaatcaagaaaaaatatgtctttgtctaAAACATTATGGAactcactgtatatacacataacATGTATCCAAGAGTTCAATCAGTACAGCAAAACATTGTGTCTTCAatgtatataatttgtattattgATTGAGTGTACTGCACATTGGTCTCTTATAGCCAACAATGCAACGATTCACGTGGCTCAATATGTAAAGCATGCTATATAAAGCATCCAGACATGGTGAAGACTTCGTTTTTTGAAAGAATATAAGACTGGGAAAAATGCATGCATGATCTAAGCAACTTTAACCATGGTATGATTGTTGCGGCCAGAAATAGAGGttccagcatctcagaaacagctgccctcctgggattttcatgtactgcAGTtgctagagtttacagagaatgatgtgaaatagaaaaaacaaaaccaatgaGTGGCAGTTCAGTGGTTGAAAACACCCTGTtgatgggagaggtcagagtcATTCAGAAACAGAAAGGCCAGGAATACTCAAATAACATCTATTGTGTGGTGTGCAGAGGGCAGCTCTGAACATTGAACTTTGAAGCAgatggaaaacaacagcagaagaccacactgGGTTCTACTCCTGTCAtctaagaacaggaagatgaggctacagtgggcatgCAATCACCAAAAATAGAAAAGCATTTCtaggtctgatgaatctcgattccTGCTGTGACAGGCAGGGACAGAATTTGTCACAAACAGTATGAATTCAAGGATCtatcctgccttgtgtcaacaatATTGGTGTAATGGTGCAGGTTTTCTCATTTGAATCTACTTTTCATTTACTTTTACAATATGTATAGGTGCAGAGAACAGAGTTTCAGTTACAGTAGGTTACCCTATTTTAACCTGTAATAATTTTTTCCTCTTCAGTTTATAACATTTTCAGTAGTGATAAGCCAGTTGCAACAGTCCATCCTATCTGAGACAATAGCCGGCTGTGCCATTGTGCAAGTCGCAGTTTGCTCTACCTCTCAGTTACAGAGGTGGGCAACATTGTGGTAGCCTAGGCTTTCGATGCACTTAAGTTAAATCTTTTTAACCATCTAAGATCTAGAACTATTCCAAAAGAAATAGAGATTTTGAAACAAAAACTATGTACATTCCTTATAATCatgctgattttttttcttaCGACCTTTGTCCCTGTTACAATTTTTGTAATCCTAATACCTTCCATTGCTGTAATTATAATtatcaaagttattattatgCCAACTTGGTAGTTGCCTTGGTAGTGCCTTCGTACATGTATGtgggtgcatgtatgtgtgtgtgattacctctgtgtgtatgtggtgctgAGCATGTAATCCAGATACAGATATAATAAAAGACTATCATACAGTGCACAATAACATCCCCTACAGGGCACCTGCAAGTCCACCTGTTATGCTGCACATTAACTGTTTTTCTACACATGTCCATGGTGAGCGTGACTCGCAAAATGCATTGGGAGTTAAAGCTACTGCTGACATCACATGCTTTTGCAGAGAGCACATATTTGCCTGCACTCTCACAAATTGATCATGGAGGTTGCAGCAGTGCTGGTAAATCAATGGGATAATCTGAATTTGTGAGAAAATTAGGGAAGGACATACTAATATAAAAATGAGTGTGAACAATGAGTGACACAAAAATTCAAGTAAGAAAACTTTTACTTATAGTTTAAGAGAAATCATGTCACAATTTGAATAGTTTGAGAATTTGTCAAGTAATACATATAATTACATGTGGTAATTTTCTATTGCAAAATAATCTTTATTAATGTCTTTGAggtataaaattatatataaaataaagagaTTCAGAGAAGGACACagacttttaaaatgtaatgcttgTTTCATTATCGTTACATAATGATTCAAATAACGACACATTCTGACTTAAGTATTAGCTTACATGCATGGCCACTGCCTGACTTTAAGTCAAAAGGTGCCATGTCCTGCTTGCATGACCACAAAACAGTTGATGGAGACAAAACAAGAGGtcagtacaaaaacaaaatggtcatAATtcatatatataattaatatatataattaataattaatatagAGTTCTCTGAAACTGATGAGTTCCAATACATTCCAGTACAGTGTGTATCATTGATTTAAAATTTTACAATACCATTAACAGCCATAAAACTGTGGTTTCAAGTAGAGACAATAGTAGCTCTACGCATCTTATCAGTGCAGCTGCAATGGAGCCAGCAATCAAGAATACTGATTCGTCTGTCTGATAAGTGTTAGAGGGAACAGAAAGACCTCTGTGAAACAcatttcataccacatatttaacccacatacacacatgcatgcacacatgcttacacatacatacacatgttaGCGGACTTTGGTCAGCTGCCCTCAGTGTTGGATCCAACCTTTGCTCAGTCATAAAAATGACCTCATACTGTCTGAGATTTCGCCTACAGGAGTGCGAGACTGAGCAGATAATGTTTTAAAATCCCTTAAAGTGTAATTCTCCTTGACAATGATATTCCTGAAGGCGTGTTTACACTCGTGACTGATATTTTGTTAAGAAAAATACGCACTTGGGAAGTGTGAAATGCAGTTaattgaacacattttttaagcAATACTTGAAAGCGTAAAACCAAAGATGAGAAATcgagggcctgttccacaaaacaCAGGATCAGtaagttagccggataactgttCTGAGTAAAACCAAGAAcctgcccaaatctggaacatggactgaaacaaaaagtgctgttccaggttttactttgtgcacttatccagctaactcagtaatcctgctttgtggccCCAGGTTTCATCATTTAGCCTGGATTCAGGTGTAAGTTTCGATGTGCTTAAGTTAAATCTTTTTAACCATCTAAGATCTAgaactatatatattttaaaaaagtataatCTTTCCCATTTAtagattttgaaacaaaaaCTATGTACATTCATTATAATcatgctgatttttttttcttactacCTTTGTCCCTATTACCATTTTTTGTTGTCCTAATACCTTCCATTGCTGTAATTATAATTATCAAAGTAATTATTATGCCTATTTGGTAGTTGCCTTCCAGAGGGTCCCTTGTCTTCCTGCAAATATATCATTGAAATATTGCCACACCACTTTATCAATACTGGGGCAATTAGGTATCAATCATTTACAGCACACAGGGGATAAGACCCTGAAAGCATACATGTGCTGAAGCCTCACATTTTTTACCAATAATTATGTAACCATAGGTAACGGATACCCTTAAGCTAAAGCATGAAACCAATAtgtcttatttttattaaacgATGCTATTAGAGCCCAAACATTTACAGTGCATTTATACAATTTTTTATGTAGGTATTTGTCACCTACAATCACTGCATTCCTGTAAAGTATTTGAAATAGGAGTGATTACTGTATTATAATTTTTAAACAGACCCCTAATGTTTTTTGAAGCATCGATATTAACTCCTTTGAATGTCCGTCTAGATTTCATTACCTTCTGTAGATAAATGGAAATTGTATGTGCACAAGCAGGCACTGCCTGTTACCCTCTCCCTATATTCTTGCACATGGGTAAAAGTGGCCCCCATCACTCTCTGTCAGACAACTGGGCAGGATCAAGGAGTTTACCAAACTCATCACCCCATTAGTCTGACAGATAGCAGGGGTCACTTACCCAACCTCTATATGCTTCCTATTGAATGTGTATTCCTTACCCTTTTAACGGTGTTTTATCTAACACTGCTCTCTGGTGGACAATAATGGATATAACAGAGCCTAAAATTATTAGGAAGACAAATGATCTTGAGTTCGACGGTTCTGTGTGTCGGGAAAGTTAGgatttatgaaaatacatttaaaacagcaAATATGTCAACAGTTAAAACAccacataaaatatattaattcgaccattattatcaaagatatgaattatcaattaaatcgcCAGATTCAGTGATAGGCggagcaacctgttggatcaaccttGCAACAGGGGTAAAAATAGTGGAGGTTTATTAAGTTACAAATATGCACATACGTTATTGCAGTGtgttaagcaattaaaatgttgtttataaagtataactaaaacaaaatgtcgaGCTCTTTTCACTTGTAGacaagctcttttacagttcttTGTGAATCCCGCCACTGCTTTCATCCGCCCTTAATTTAACAGAAGTAAGATCCATACAGTTAATCGCAAATGACTGTATGACcgtagcctctgcgtagattCGAGGCAGAAGTATACATCAGGCTTTAAGACCTGGGTTGAGCAGGTGGTTGGCAAAAGGGCGAAATGCGGACCTGTCTGGCCAGAAAATTGCAATAAACTAGACCAAATTGGCAATGAGCTGCTCACTCTAGATTGACACACCACGAGTAGCGGCTCACCTCACACTGCGAAATCAACAGCACGCCAGCGCGCAAAAAGGCAGACGCCGGCCGGAAAATATGGccataattatgtttttaatttgccttGACAGTTCTGTGTGCAAATGACTACTGCCTCCACAGTAGGTGGCAGTATTGCCCATTTCAATTGGTCGCACGTCGCCATTAAACATCATTAAAGGAGCAGAAGAAGAACTCACAATGATGGCTGATCTTGTGGAGCTAGATATGGTTGGTGGAGTTGAGATGGAGCATGAGCGCACTGGAGGAATAATTTTAAATGAGGGAACGTCCACACTTCGAGATTTCATTTGCGATATCCTCAAGTCAATGACACGCCTGAGCACAGAGGTTCGTCTAATGTCTACATGTTACGCTCACCTGGCAAATTCTTCTTTCCACTGGCTAATGTTAGCGAGTTAGCTAACTTAAATGGATAGACTAGCCGCCTGATACTTCAACGCCAATGTTGTTTAAATCTGTCTCTGAGTTTCATAACTTCTGTCCCTTCAATCAAACTaaccaaattattttaaatcgtAGCATAATTAGTGGTGTTCTACGAAACATTACCTGTCCTTTTGAAATTTTGTGTTATACCTTGCATCCTTGTTAGGATAGTTTGGGTGCTAGGCACGTTAAACAATGATCGTCTCTCTCCCACCACAGAGCATCTTACAACGTACCTACTGCCGTAGTCTGACGTGCTTCTCCTCAGATGAGCGAAAAAATGCTATCAGTTTCATTTCTAGGGGGACAGATAAATGAGTGAAGGGTAGTGACCCgtttttccttttccttaaAGCTGAATTTAGGTGAAGCAGCTTTAAAAATTGAAGCCAATCCGACCAATGTCGGCGTATCAGCTCTTCAAGCAAAGGACGTACTTGCCTCCCTGCACGATCACATCTCCACACTGcaggtaataaataaataagaggaaatgtattttgtgcAGGTAAATGTAGTGTGTATTATTTTGATATTAATTTGGTTTGATATATTTGTCCGGTCTGTATTTGGTTGAATTAGTTTATTTGTAATACTGCTAAAAAGCTAATTTTACTTTGTGCTTCTTGTCATTCAGTCAATATCTGTAAACCTGAAGCTGCTGATGAAGCCAGATGCAAGTGAGGTACAGAAGAACGATGCAGGTGCTATTCAGCTAGAGGAGATGGGGAGTGTTTCTGCTTTCTCACAACAAGAGGAGGTCAATGTGCAGATCAGAGCAAGCAAGTCAGAGGTAAAATAATCAAGCATCTGACCACCTGGGTTGCCAATGtgtattttagtggttatcctCTGGGTCAGTGGCTGCAAGCCGTGATGGCCATTGTTGCTacacagcacttaattgatcaattaaagcagttaattacagttaacttgcctcacctggtttattgggtctgaattggttgcttgatgtgtaaggaaaaaaacaaaaatcagcacaccctgcagctctccaggaccaggagtgaggaccactgctctagatGTTCCTTTGCGGAACACGCAGTGAGGCACCTAAGTGGAGCGTCCTGCTAAAAGACtggctctctgtgctgtgatgcTCACTTAGCTATGCACCAAATCCTAGCTTGGCCAGTGCCCACTGTGGCAGGAGTTCTGCAGGGCTATGAATAATTGACCTAGCAGTGTCTTTActtggggagggagagatttaGTGGGGAGGGTCTGTTTGTGCAAGAGATTTTTGTGGCTGCTTCAGTGCTTGCAGTCTGCCTATGTTAGCTGGCTGGAACAATGATTGTGTATCTCAGTTGGTGGGCTTTAGAAAGGGGAAGCAGAAGCTTCACAGTTGttcggggcagcctgtagcgtagtggttaaggtaaatgactgggacacgcaaggttggtggttcgatccccggtgtagccgcaataagatccgcacagccgttgggcccttgagcaaggcccttaaccctgcattgctccaggggaggattgtctcctgcttagtctactcaactatacatcgctctggataagagcgtctgccaaagtgccaataatgtaatgtaacccacCAGAGCATTTCAGGGCTTACGTTGGCACTGTGTTGTACTGAGTtgatggcctacaattgctgtCGGAAATTCCAAATTACCTACAGAAAAATTATGACGTTGGTTGAGGTAATATAATCGTTTGTTGGTAactgatttatttcattttttttctcccacttGCAGATTGACAGAAGAATATCAGCATTTATTGAGCGCAAACAGTTGGAGATCAATGAAAACAATGTGAGGGAGTTTTGCAATGTGATCGACTGCAATCAAGGTGAGACGGGCAAATGGTTGCAGTatattagtttattattattattattattattattattattattattaatatgaatcTTATCTAGTTGTGTTTGAAAGAGGAATACTTGCAGAGGGGAAGCATCCCCTGTTATGGAATCTTCAATTAGAATTATAATCATCCAAAATTATTTACTTTTCCCCCAGCTTTGAATGTCCATTTGTATTTGCAAGTCAGTTCTATTGATGCAGTAGCCTTAGGTTGAGTGCATGCAGCAAGCACATCCTCCTACATGCATGTAGCCAGACACTGGTTACacttttgttacattacatttatttagcagacactcttaatCAAAGCAACATATAATGTAGTTTGAACTCTTCAAGCACCTGTAGTATGCTTATGCCAGTTGCACATGAAGTCGTCCATTTCATGAAATGCTCAGGTCAGCTGGTGGACTAAAGGGTGAAACTGGAAAATATCACAGTACCTGTATCAGAAAATGAGCTTATGCGCTCAAAGTGATGGCTTCctcaaatacattaaaaatgtattcagtttttaATCCATTTAGATCCATGTagtattttggacatttttacaGGTTGCATGTATTACTGGGTTGGTATCATAAAATGATGGTTCTATTGTTCATGTATTGGCAAAATTGTATGCACTGTTTTGATGGACAGATGAGCTGAaattggaatttttttttgtgatgtagaAAACAGCTGTGCCAGAACTGATGCTGTTTTTACACCTTTCCCTGGGTTCAAAAGCCATGTTAAAGGTAAGCTACTTAACCTCCTTTGTTATTTAACATCAGTTTGAACATTGGTTTCCTCCCTGGTAAATgcgtggcatttatatagcgcctttatccaaagcgctgtgcaattgatgcttctcattcacccattcatacacacactaacacaccaacagcgatttgctgccatgcaaggtacaccaaccagctcatcaggagaattcaggggttagttgtcttgctcagggacacttcgacacacccagggtttatatatatatatatatatatatatatatattggtcTGGTACAGTGACGAGGGTGGTGAACCGGTATGGACCACAGACGTGGGTGGGTGGACACCGAGACCTCTCTGGACTGAAGCAGAGCATCGCTCCGTGTGGAAACCCAGCCATCGAGGAGCGACTTCAAAACATTGAGGCACACCTGAATCTGACTGCAAGTGAGGCATAtctacatttcttttttctttttacaaaccTAAAAACCTAAAAAGATTGGGATAGGACTGGATAAGCTTTGCTTCTTCCTATTCCATTTCGGacttattatcattgttattttgttctttattttttgttttgttttttattttaattgtacgaAATAaagtttagaaaaaaataaataaatttatttGTTCAATCCAGCTTTTATGATATATGGCAAgtgcatattttaaattatgcatGTATGATTTTATCAATGGCAAATAACGTGGTGATGTGCTGTAGATGACTACTTTTGCAAATGGTTACTGACAGTTCTTGGCATCCTTATTTTTGGCGTTAATAGTTCACACTTATAGCCGATAAAAGTTCATGGTAATAATAGTGTAAGcatttgtaaattaattaaagtaCTTAATGTACTTAAAGTACATTAAATACTTTAATTAAAGTACATTAAATACTTTAATTAATTTCTACAAGTTCTTTGCATAGAAAATCTCATGAATGGTGATTATGGTTGCAAGGAAAACTGAGCTCTTTAGTAAATTTACCCTCCAGCGCCATACAGAAATTCAAGACCAGTACTGCATATGATTGTTTCTAACCCTTTGAGATGGTGCcattaaaatgtacagcaaAATTATGTATGTGATCTTgatattttttcccctttagaCAGACCAGTACCCCAGAATATTTACCAGAGGCTGAAATGCATGGAGGACCGGATCTTGGAGCTAGAAGGCCTCTCTCCTGAGTATTTCCAGTCCACAGTGAGTCTGAATGCTGTCAAACAGAAGAATTACAATTGTTGATATGACCATGGAAATCAAATGCAactacattttgttttggaaatatttCAAGTGAAAGATTGTAAATACCATTCTTTAATTTAAGGGAAATCTGCACAAGCGGTCTAAAGCAACACCTTCACAGGTAAGTGGTTCCTCTGAATGCCTTTTCATCACTTTGGCTCATTTACAGTAGTATTAGGGAACCAACTCTTACACAaacgtgtctgtctgcatgtgtgtgcatttatgtgttgTGAGACAGGCTTGCAGCCTGACAGAGCTGGATAGAAAGATCAACGCACTCAAGGCCTCTCTTCTAAAGAAAGTGAATGAGACACAACCTACAGATACAGAAGACCTCCCCTTTTGACTGGTGGATGCCAATGACTCCACGTTGTGAAAGGTGGTGTCCGGAGGCCAAAGAGGTGATTCAGTGACGAGTAGCAATGACCAGATCCTGCTTAAGTCATAATTTACCCTGAAGTACTGTGCTGGTATACAGTACTGAAAATGACTggacaaaataaatgaagggATTTATCTGGCCAGGAGAATTAACCATCGCAGGGGGATAATTTTATTGAGGCAAATAACTAAATATTCATAAGAATGtcatttttgtaattaatttcCAAAACCAATGAGTTGTGAGATTTTCAGATGGTTCTAAATGGAAATACTTAACCATGAAGTATTCACTGGTGTTGACTTTGTCAATTAAATACGCACAAATGATGAGTCTAGATGGGCTGAAAGGTCTATTTTTGTCATCAAACATTCTTGTGTCCTCATGAAATCAACACttatcaataaatatataaataccgAATGTATCCGgacttattttaattaaatacatacaaGGCAGACAACGCTTAATATTGTACAGTAGTCTGCCGTTTCATCTGTGGTTTCATTGTTGAAAGTGGAAGACGAtggggttttttccccccctgctATTTATAGTCTTTTGTTTAGTCTTGATAGAATTTCAACTAGATGTTAAAGTAATCATttacattgtgtttttattttgaaatgtaataagAGAAATTCCAAAAGTTTTCATTCTTCCTGGGACTGGGAACTTGAGTGCTCCCTGCTCTTAAGTTGTGTGTAAGTGGTAGCAATAaaactgcttttattttctATGTTTCTATGTATTTTCTAACAGTTTCTACTGATACCATGAtgtgattttaattttttttcatttttttattctttctcaCATGCaacatgttttcttttgtgtttctTGGTATTTCGCATAATGTATGGAAGATGCACAATACACAATCTAGTTTCAGTATTCAGATTTAGCGCAGCTCATGCAGCTCCCAAGATGCACTTCACCCTCCAGATCGTAAGGTGACCCCATCACACTTGTAGTGACTTGTATCGTATATATATTTCTGCTAAACGTACACCATGTGAATATATAAGTCAATTAATAATTTGGCTTTTCAATTAAGTGAAAtgtgattcatttattttttaagcaaaACCCGCGCGCTATTGATGTATGACAGCacatacattcattttttaaactcaTAAAAcgtgattttattttgaaatgaggTACGACACAATCCACCGGACCGGAAGTTCGATTCTTATTGGGGTTAGGTTTAGACTGAGTGGGTGGCTGGTTCAGACTGTGCTGTCACAAATACGAATATAGTgtgatatttcatatttaagcTGAAACTACATCTGATAAAGCAAGTGGAGTATGTGTAACAGCTGCGTACAGAAAGAGTATCCTGATCGGGTATGTGTTCTTCGTGTTTGTTGTGACTGACACTGCTCTTGACGCTGCAAATACGTTCAGTTTACCCATGTCTGGCATGCATCATGTATGAGATAGCTAATGTTCAGAACAGAGCGTGAAGTAGCCTGCGGTTCCGCTACACATTTTAGTCCAAAGTTTTAAAGGGTGGCGGTTATATTTAAGTTCAATGGTGGCGGCCAGTGCTGAACTTGTTCCGCTTTTCCTGTATATTGCCGCTTCTAGTGCGCATGTGCCAAAAGCCCAGGCGCAACGTGTGTACGTCACATTCTTGAATCTTTTTGTCATGTCCACAATGtagaacagaaaaacacatgTCCATCCCTGATTCCCTGCCCATGGCAAGCAGCTTCATGGCCTGGGGCCTCATGCGTAGAATTGGCGTGGATTTCGCCGTACTTTTTATCGTTACTAAATCGTGCGCACACATGATTCATAAAATGGGCATACggatgggaaaaaaatgtcGTAAATCACtcatacttttatttatgaatatcCGTAAAAGTGTGCAGACAAGAAGGCGCTTTATGATGACTCCACCCAGCCAACGCCTTCAATTATCCTTATGGTAGCTCAGTGAATCTTATTTCGCTACTTAAGTTTCTTTCAAATTGCAGTAAAACTGTGCCAAGTAACGCACTTGTAAGTGTAGTAAGCCTAAGGGAACATAATTGCAGAATTGGCATAGTAAATAAACATAGTAAATAGTAAtagtaaaaaaagaattatCTGCGACATTGAAGTGCTGTTAACGGAGGTGCAGGCAAGAGCACAACTATTGTTTGGTCCCATCAATAGTATTGTATCCAGAAAAacgaaataaaacaaaatcacgATAATTGCTGTTTGTGCCTCTGATGTCCTTTGCAGGGGAACACCTGTCTGGAGAATGGCTCCTACCTTATTAACTACGTGGGCTGTGCCAAGTGCCACCAGAGGGACTTTGTGTTGATCAGCAACAAAGCCACGGAAGATGAGGATGGAGAAGAGATCGTCACTTACGACCGTGAGTCATAACGGCATCTGATTGATCTACACTAATAGCGCCTAATCTCAATATATAATTTTGTCCTCctcgttttttgttttgtagatGTGTGCAAAAATTGTGATCATATCATAGCAAGACATGAGTATACCTTCTCTGTGGTGGACGATTATCAGGTAAGGATCTTGGTGTTATCTTCTTTTGAAGTTGACAGAATATGTACTGTGGAGGATTGAAGCGGTCTGACCTGGGAATGTGTATTGTTAATGAGGGCGATATATatgatttaaaagaaaatgtcagtATGATAAACAGTTAAAAATATAATGTGCAGTATGGAGTATTTTT includes these proteins:
- the mbip gene encoding MAP3K12-binding inhibitory protein 1 isoform X2; protein product: MMADLVELDMVGGVEMEHERTGGIILNEGTSTLRDFICDILKSMTRLSTELNLGEAALKIEANPTNVGVSALQAKDVLASLHDHISTLQSISVNLKLLMKPDASEVQKNDAGAIQLEEMGSVSAFSQQEEVNVQIRASKSEIDRRISAFIERKQLEINENNVREFCNVIDCNQENSCARTDAVFTPFPGFKSHVKDRPVPQNIYQRLKCMEDRILELEGLSPEYFQSTGNLHKRSKATPSQACSLTELDRKINALKASLLKKVNETQPTDTEDLPF
- the churc1 gene encoding protein Churchill, with the protein product MCNSCVQKEYPDRGNTCLENGSYLINYVGCAKCHQRDFVLISNKATEDEDGEEIVTYDHVCKNCDHIIARHEYTFSVVDDYQEYTMLCLLCGKAEDSISVLPDDPRQTAPLF
- the mbip gene encoding MAP3K12-binding inhibitory protein 1 isoform X1, whose translation is MMADLVELDMVGGVEMEHERTGGIILNEGTSTLRDFICDILKSMTRLSTELNLGEAALKIEANPTNVGVSALQAKDVLASLHDHISTLQSISVNLKLLMKPDASEVQKNDAGAIQLEEMGSVSAFSQQEEVNVQIRASKSEIDRRISAFIERKQLEINENNVREFCNVIDCNQENSCARTDAVFTPFPGFKSHVKVTRVVNRYGPQTWVGGHRDLSGLKQSIAPCGNPAIEERLQNIEAHLNLTANRPVPQNIYQRLKCMEDRILELEGLSPEYFQSTGNLHKRSKATPSQACSLTELDRKINALKASLLKKVNETQPTDTEDLPF